DNA sequence from the Terriglobia bacterium genome:
CAGTGAGTGCGGACAACACCGTGTCGCTCGATGGATTGTCGAGTTGCGCCATCCACTTCATTTCCATTTTCGCGACATTGTCTTTGGACAGTAACGTTTCGTCCCTGGCCCAGCCCGAGCGGTCTGGATAACCGCCCCAGGTGAGCCAGTCGTGAGAAACAGGGCCGCTCTGCGCCAAGTACAGAATGGGAAGCAGCAGGAGAACGAGGGCCGATGATTTCGCCGATAGAGTCTTCATTTGTCTCGTGGTTTATACCTCTTACTGAAGCCGTTCCGTGTGTTCGTTACTGTAAACGCGCCGTCCGGTTGAGCGGACACCTTGATCCAGTAAGCGGGCGAATGTGCCGCAACGCCGCCAAATCCACCACGCTGTCCGGCTGCCGGCTGCGCCGACAAAACACCGGCGATGGTTGCATTGTCCTCGACGTTGGCGATGAACGTTGCCGGACCGTTGTCGAGTCCGGCGTTGTAGGACCAATGCAGCTGCCAGAGATCCTCGAGGCCGGGCGACTCGTGGAGGACGTGAAATGTCTCGGGCTCGCCGCCCTTTCGCGTGCCGTTGTTCATCACCGCCACGCGCGGTTGTAATCCATGCACGAGCGCTGGAGAGCCGGACTTCGCGAGCCCGTGATGAGAGGTCAAATACACGTCCACTGTGCCGATACGGTTCGTCGGGCACATCAAGTCCAGTTCTCCGTTCCAGGTAAGATCGCCAAGATCTACCGTTCGGAAGCGGCCGTACGCCAGGAGAAATCCAGCCGATTCGCCGTTGTCGGGATCTGTGTACGCACTTTCATCCTTTGGCCGCACATCCGTGCATGCGCCGTTCTTCGCGCCGCCGCCGGGCAGATTCGACCGGATGAACTGATTCGCAGACGCGACGGCCGTAATATCCAGTCCCGTCATCTTCAACTGGTCCCCAGGTTTCACGATTGTGCGTTTCCCCTGACTCAGCTCTTCATACGAGGTCAGGAAGGCGGCCGAAACGATCCGGTCGTTCGGATGCGGCTTGCCGTGATCGTAGAAGTGCATCATCGGAAACTGCTTCGCAAGCGCGAGCAATGCTCCAACGTGATCGCCATGATAGTGCGTCGTCCACATATGGTCGATCCGCTTGATGCCCGCGGCGTTCAATGTTTCAACGATGCGGCCGAGATCCCGGTCCCCGGCGTTTCCCGTATCCACCAGCAGCGATTCTCCCGTGGGCCCCACAAACAGCGTCGACTGGCCCCCCTCGGTATCGATGTAGTAAATGTTCAGTGCTCCGGTACCCGTTTGGGCCAGCAAGCCCGTGATCGCAATCGTTGAAACCACCAACGTCAAAATGAGACCGCGCATATTTTGGACTCCGTTTTGGGAGCGGATTATACTCCACGGCATCATGCAAAAGTGGATAGCCTGCTCGTATCCCGCCTATCCCAAATACGTGAGCGGACCGTCCGGTTCGGCCGGTTCGTACGTTTGCGCTGCGCCTTGAACTAAACGATTTCCCTCCTGCAAGATTCGGAACCGGCGGCGGCCGTGGCGGGCCGGGAGCCCCCGGAGCCCCCGGAGGCCCTGGAGCTCCGCGCGGCGCTAATGGAGCGCCCCCGGCAGGGGCACCTCAGGGCGCACCCGCAGCAGGCCGAGGCCGGTTATCGACCGCAATTACCGCTTGAGGAACTGCGCTTACGGATCCCGAGAAGCTACACGCAGCCAGTGAAAAGGACGTGATGAACGTTCTGGATATGATCCGCAAGGAATTCAATATCGATGAGAATAGAACGTACCTGATGGGCCATTCGATGGGCGGAGCCGGCTCCCTTTATCTTGGCGTGAAATACGCGTCGCTCTGGGCTGCCGTCGGCGCTGAAGCGCCGGCTACTGCGCCTGCGGGTCTCACTCCCGATAACTACAGCCTCGAACCTGCAAAGAATATTCCGATGATCATCGTTCAGGGCGATATGGACACACTGGTTCCCGTTGCGGGCACGCGACTCTGGATCGAGAAGATGAAGGACCTGAAGATGACGTATCAGTACGTCGAAGTTCCGGGAGGCGATCACGGAAGCGTACTCACCTCCGGAGCTCCGGATATCTTTGCGTTCTTCGCGAAACACACCAAAGCTGCCCGCTAATCCATTCGATAAGATAATCCGCCGTGAATCGCCTGCCGCGATTCACGGCGGAACTGCGTTCGAGAATTTGACGAGCGATCAAACCTCCGCTTATTCTTCCTGTCCTAATTGGAGTTCAGGGGACAGACACCGAATTCAGCAAATCAAAACTCGACGTGGTCGCTTTTCCAGCGGCGGCCGAGCAGTCGTTTCTTATTCGACGCCGTCTGGACTGATAATCCGGGTGCGTCCCACAGAACTGGGCTGGATTTTTGCGGGTAAAGCCTTACATCGGAAATGTCAGGCTTGATTTTTGTGGGTAAGGCCTGACATCGGGAATGTCAGGCTTGATTTCTGCGGGTAAGGCCTGACATCGGGGAATGTCAGGCTTGATTTTTGCGGGTGAGGCCTGACATCGGGAATGTCAGGCTTGATTTCTGCGGGTAAGGCTTTACATCGGAAATGTCAGGCTTGATTCCTGTGGGCAAGGCCTTACACCCGGGAATGCAAGGCTTGGCACCGCCATCCTAGTCGTAGACACAGTAAAAGT
Encoded proteins:
- a CDS encoding MBL fold metallo-hydrolase: MRGLILTLVVSTIAITGLLAQTGTGALNIYYIDTEGGQSTLFVGPTGESLLVDTGNAGDRDLGRIVETLNAAGIKRIDHMWTTHYHGDHVGALLALAKQFPMMHFYDHGKPHPNDRIVSAAFLTSYEELSQGKRTIVKPGDQLKMTGLDITAVASANQFIRSNLPGGGAKNGACTDVRPKDESAYTDPDNGESAGFLLAYGRFRTVDLGDLTWNGELDLMCPTNRIGTVDVYLTSHHGLAKSGSPALVHGLQPRVAVMNNGTRKGGEPETFHVLHESPGLEDLWQLHWSYNAGLDNGPATFIANVEDNATIAGVLSAQPAAGQRGGFGGVAAHSPAYWIKVSAQPDGAFTVTNTRNGFSKRYKPRDK
- a CDS encoding alpha/beta hydrolase-fold protein gives rise to the protein MNVLDMIRKEFNIDENRTYLMGHSMGGAGSLYLGVKYASLWAAVGAEAPATAPAGLTPDNYSLEPAKNIPMIIVQGDMDTLVPVAGTRLWIEKMKDLKMTYQYVEVPGGDHGSVLTSGAPDIFAFFAKHTKAAR